A single genomic interval of Kosmotoga arenicorallina S304 harbors:
- a CDS encoding NADH-quinone oxidoreductase subunit NuoF, producing MFKNPLEAFKYIEHQEEIRREKLKQLSVYVCVGTGCTANGSRKVYEKFEEVLKDRNLKVALQRIEEGSENENPVKKTGCCGLCSLGPLVKILPYGYTYGHVKPEDVEEIIEQSLVNGKPVERLLLTDPISNKKVERLEDATFFKNQTFYIMDAIGTSECESIEDYMGRGGYKSLIKVLSEMDPKSVVETVKSSGLRGRGGGGFTTGLKWEAAFNSKGERKFVVCNGDEGDPGAFMNRTLLERDPHSVLEGMIIAAYAIGADKGYAYIRAEYPIAVEMFNKAIDDAKKFGFLGENILGTGFNLDLEVKEGAGAFVCGEETALLASIEGKRGVPRPRPPFPAQSGLWGYPTLLNNVETYANVPKIIRDGVENYRKRGVKNSPGTKMFSVTGPLKLTGIIEIEFGTTLRQVIEDICGGTSNGLKLKAIQIGGPSGACLSEEFFDLPLDYDTLKSVDAMVGSGGIVAITDDRCMVEVARFFLDFTKRESCGKCVPCREGTMQAYTILEKFTQGKATNEDLENLEYLSNIIKTASLCGLGKTAPNPILSTLKLFRDEYIEHIEGKCPSGMCTALKKYVINPDLCKSCSLCARFCPQGAISGERGKPYVIDQEKCVKCGICFDKCKFNAIELIG from the coding sequence ATGTTTAAAAACCCCCTTGAAGCCTTTAAATATATAGAGCATCAGGAGGAAATCCGAAGGGAAAAACTGAAGCAGCTTTCTGTTTATGTGTGTGTGGGAACAGGCTGTACAGCAAACGGTTCAAGAAAAGTCTACGAGAAATTTGAAGAAGTTTTGAAAGATAGAAACTTAAAGGTTGCACTCCAGAGAATAGAAGAAGGAAGCGAAAATGAAAATCCCGTAAAGAAAACGGGTTGTTGCGGACTTTGTTCTTTGGGTCCGCTTGTGAAAATTCTCCCATATGGATATACTTACGGGCACGTGAAGCCTGAAGACGTTGAAGAAATAATCGAACAGAGTCTGGTGAATGGAAAACCTGTTGAAAGATTGCTTCTCACAGACCCAATTTCCAACAAAAAAGTGGAAAGATTAGAGGATGCAACCTTCTTCAAGAACCAGACCTTTTACATCATGGATGCAATAGGCACGAGCGAATGTGAAAGCATTGAGGATTACATGGGGCGTGGGGGCTACAAATCGCTCATCAAAGTACTTTCAGAAATGGATCCAAAGAGCGTTGTGGAAACGGTAAAATCCTCAGGATTACGCGGACGCGGAGGCGGAGGTTTCACCACCGGGCTAAAATGGGAAGCAGCCTTTAACAGCAAGGGTGAAAGGAAATTTGTTGTATGTAATGGCGATGAAGGAGATCCGGGCGCTTTTATGAACCGCACATTGCTTGAACGCGATCCCCATTCAGTTCTGGAAGGCATGATAATAGCGGCCTATGCAATAGGCGCAGACAAAGGCTATGCATACATCAGAGCGGAATACCCTATCGCAGTGGAGATGTTCAACAAAGCAATAGATGATGCAAAGAAATTTGGATTTCTTGGAGAGAATATACTTGGGACAGGATTTAACCTTGACCTTGAGGTAAAGGAAGGGGCAGGAGCTTTTGTTTGTGGAGAAGAAACGGCTTTGCTTGCTTCCATTGAAGGAAAACGCGGCGTCCCCCGCCCGAGACCTCCATTCCCTGCACAATCAGGGTTATGGGGATACCCCACTCTTTTAAACAATGTTGAAACATATGCCAATGTTCCGAAAATCATTAGAGATGGGGTCGAGAATTACAGAAAACGTGGTGTGAAAAACTCTCCGGGCACAAAAATGTTTTCGGTTACAGGCCCCCTCAAACTTACAGGAATTATTGAAATAGAGTTTGGAACAACTTTGAGACAGGTCATCGAAGACATCTGTGGCGGTACATCAAATGGCTTGAAGCTAAAGGCTATACAAATTGGAGGGCCATCAGGAGCCTGCCTTTCTGAAGAATTCTTCGACCTTCCCCTCGATTACGATACGTTGAAATCTGTTGACGCTATGGTGGGTTCTGGCGGGATTGTCGCGATAACAGATGACAGATGCATGGTCGAAGTTGCAAGGTTTTTCCTTGACTTTACAAAGAGAGAATCATGTGGGAAATGTGTCCCCTGTCGGGAAGGCACAATGCAGGCTTACACAATTCTTGAAAAATTTACCCAGGGAAAGGCCACCAATGAAGATCTGGAAAATCTGGAATATCTCTCGAATATCATAAAAACCGCTTCTCTCTGTGGGCTTGGAAAAACAGCCCCAAATCCAATATTGAGCACTTTGAAGTTGTTCAGGGATGAATACATCGAACATATTGAAGGAAAATGCCCCAGTGGAATGTGTACTGCACTGAAAAAATACGTTATCAATCCTGACCTGTGTAAGAGTTGTAGCTTGTGTGCGCGTTTCTGCCCACAGGGAGCCATTTCGGGCGAGCGAGGTAAACCATATGTAATTGATCAAGAAAAGTGTGTCAAGTGCGGTATTTGCTTCGATAAATGTAAATTCAATGCCATCGAACTCATTGGTTGA
- the nuoE gene encoding NADH-quinone oxidoreductase subunit NuoE, protein MERSFEKVEDILKKHDYDRKKLIKILLDVQKEYRHIPKDVVNYISVALGISPAKIFGVATFYAQFSLKPKGEYEIYICDGTACHMEGSMALVKAIEEELNIKPGEVTKDLKFSLDKVGCLGACALAPAMVINGEVYGNLNEEKTKEILKKLKERKADENV, encoded by the coding sequence ATCGAAAGAAGTTTCGAAAAAGTGGAAGATATCCTGAAAAAGCACGATTATGACAGGAAGAAACTCATCAAGATTTTGCTGGATGTCCAGAAAGAGTATAGGCATATTCCAAAAGATGTAGTGAACTATATTTCAGTTGCTTTGGGAATTTCCCCCGCGAAGATTTTTGGAGTGGCCACTTTCTATGCTCAGTTTTCCTTGAAACCCAAAGGAGAATACGAGATATACATTTGCGATGGAACCGCATGTCATATGGAAGGCTCCATGGCTCTTGTAAAAGCAATTGAAGAAGAGTTGAACATTAAACCCGGTGAAGTGACAAAGGACCTAAAATTCAGCCTGGATAAAGTTGGCTGTCTTGGAGCATGTGCCCTTGCCCCGGCTATGGTAATAAACGGTGAGGTATATGGAAACCTCAACGAAGAAAAGACAAAAGAAATATTGAAAAAATTGAAGGAAAGGAAGGCTGATGAAAATGTTTAA
- a CDS encoding [Fe-Fe] hydrogenase large subunit C-terminal domain-containing protein → MKIYVNGKETIINDNARNVLEALKEVGIEIPNLCYLSETSIYGACRMCLVEVEGNGTVTSCTLKPYEGMKIKTHTPDIYELRRGILELLLASHNRDCTTCERNGQCKLQKYAEDFGIRNVRFEKLDKSNIFDSSSLIIRDNSKCILCGDCVRACEEIQSVAAIDFAYRGFEAQVVPAFEDGLANSECVYCGQCVAYCPTGALTFRNDTKELYKAMKSGKTVIGMIAPAVRSAVQEELGLEGDMVMAGRLVNFLKMIGFSKVFDVSFAADLVAYEEAHEFKERIENGYKLPQFTSCCPGWVKFVEQFYPEFIGNLSSVKSPQQALGTLVKKIYARELGLDPQDIYVVSFMPCTAKKYESERPELAGEVDLVLTTKELAQIVKASGINLKHVQPEPFDRPYGLSSQSGLSFGKTGGVLGSVIKVLEEPLNISEISTEEAEGIRTTKIKVKDGRIVTGIAVFGLGKAREVIEKIKSGKIKADIVEVMACDYGCIGGGGQPYPNNSAKRQERARILRETVGMDVLVSPVENYHMQELYKKYLIKPLSEESHKILHTSFKHRKRVNSEDIDILPLPLDEKDKLTVNVCLGTSCYSKGSYNILSDLIEASNKEEWAKNLEIKGTFCLENCGVSPNVMVKDEVISEATTEKVKEVLKKHASREKT, encoded by the coding sequence ATGAAGATATACGTAAATGGCAAAGAAACGATTATCAATGACAATGCTCGAAATGTTCTTGAAGCCCTTAAGGAAGTTGGCATAGAAATACCGAACCTCTGTTATCTTTCTGAGACTTCCATTTATGGTGCTTGTAGAATGTGCCTTGTAGAAGTCGAAGGAAATGGTACAGTTACTTCCTGTACCCTCAAACCATATGAAGGCATGAAAATAAAAACGCATACACCTGATATATACGAACTGAGAAGAGGCATACTCGAACTTCTGCTCGCTTCTCATAACAGAGATTGCACCACATGTGAGAGAAACGGGCAATGTAAACTTCAGAAGTACGCAGAAGATTTCGGCATCAGAAATGTCAGGTTTGAAAAACTCGATAAAAGCAACATCTTTGACAGCTCTTCACTAATAATAAGGGATAATTCTAAGTGTATCCTTTGCGGAGATTGTGTCAGAGCCTGTGAAGAAATTCAGTCTGTTGCCGCTATCGATTTTGCTTACCGCGGCTTTGAGGCTCAGGTGGTGCCTGCCTTTGAAGATGGCCTTGCGAATTCAGAATGTGTTTATTGTGGCCAATGTGTTGCTTACTGTCCCACAGGAGCTCTCACCTTCAGAAATGATACCAAAGAGCTATATAAAGCGATGAAATCAGGAAAGACAGTCATAGGAATGATAGCCCCAGCTGTTCGTTCGGCGGTTCAGGAAGAACTCGGGCTTGAAGGCGATATGGTCATGGCTGGAAGGCTCGTAAACTTTTTGAAAATGATTGGGTTTTCAAAGGTTTTTGACGTTTCATTTGCCGCTGACCTTGTGGCATATGAAGAGGCTCATGAATTCAAAGAAAGAATTGAAAATGGATACAAATTGCCTCAATTTACTTCCTGCTGTCCCGGCTGGGTAAAATTTGTGGAGCAATTCTATCCGGAATTTATAGGTAACCTCTCTTCCGTCAAATCACCCCAGCAAGCATTGGGAACGCTGGTAAAGAAAATCTATGCCCGTGAATTGGGACTGGACCCGCAAGATATATACGTGGTTTCCTTTATGCCCTGCACTGCTAAAAAATACGAATCTGAAAGACCGGAACTGGCAGGGGAAGTTGATCTGGTCTTAACCACAAAAGAATTAGCTCAAATAGTCAAAGCCAGCGGGATAAACCTGAAACACGTGCAACCAGAACCCTTTGACAGGCCTTATGGACTATCCTCCCAGAGCGGATTGAGCTTCGGGAAAACAGGTGGGGTTCTTGGTAGCGTCATTAAAGTTCTGGAAGAACCTCTGAACATTTCGGAAATATCAACCGAAGAAGCTGAAGGAATCCGCACGACAAAAATAAAAGTTAAAGATGGCAGAATTGTCACAGGAATAGCTGTCTTCGGACTTGGAAAGGCAAGAGAGGTAATTGAGAAAATAAAATCTGGTAAAATTAAGGCAGATATAGTTGAAGTTATGGCATGTGACTATGGTTGTATCGGAGGCGGCGGGCAGCCATATCCAAACAATTCCGCAAAACGCCAGGAAAGAGCGAGAATTCTCAGAGAAACTGTTGGCATGGACGTGCTCGTATCACCAGTGGAGAATTATCACATGCAGGAACTTTACAAAAAATATCTAATAAAACCACTCAGCGAAGAATCACATAAAATCCTGCACACTTCGTTCAAGCATAGGAAAAGAGTCAACAGCGAAGATATAGACATTCTGCCCTTACCACTGGACGAAAAAGACAAATTAACAGTAAATGTATGCCTGGGCACTTCATGCTATTCGAAAGGTTCTTATAATATCCTGTCTGACTTAATTGAGGCATCTAATAAAGAGGAATGGGCAAAAAACCTCGAAATAAAAGGTACTTTTTGCCTTGAAAATTGTGGGGTTTCGCCTAATGTAATGGTAAAAGACGAAGTTATTAGCGAAGCGACTACCGAAAAAGTAAAAGAGGTGCTTAAAAAACATGCCAGCAGAGAAAAAACATAA